Proteins from a single region of Rubeoparvulum massiliense:
- a CDS encoding NRAMP family divalent metal transporter, giving the protein MKVDWSLLLGAAFLMATSAIGPGFLTQTTVFTQNLMASFGFVILISIILDIGAQLNIWRIIAVSEKRAQDIANQVLPGLGFFLAFLIVLGGIAFNIGNVGGAGLGINVLFPSLSTTTGAIISAAIAITIFLVKEAGKLMDRFALVMGFVMIILTVYVAVVSQPPVGEAVYRSFIPEKIDFFAIITLVGGTVGGYITFAGGHRLIDAGLKGKAALPQVNRGAVSAIGIASIMRIVLFLAALGVVSQGLTLDPNNPPASVFQLAAGNIGYKIFGLVMWAAAITSVVGSAYTSVSFIRSFHPAIEKHYKWYIIAFILLSTSILATIGRPVTLLVWAGALNGLILPISLGVMLLAAYRIKIVGEYKHPLWMSIFGWVIVILMAGMSLYTIYNMIFG; this is encoded by the coding sequence ATGAAGGTAGATTGGTCCTTATTACTTGGCGCTGCCTTCTTAATGGCTACCTCAGCCATTGGTCCAGGCTTTTTAACTCAAACCACCGTCTTCACCCAAAATCTAATGGCTAGCTTTGGCTTTGTTATTCTCATCTCCATCATCTTAGATATTGGCGCACAGCTGAATATCTGGCGAATAATTGCGGTCTCAGAGAAACGAGCCCAGGATATTGCTAATCAGGTGTTACCAGGTCTTGGCTTTTTCCTAGCCTTCTTGATTGTCCTAGGTGGGATCGCCTTCAATATCGGGAATGTAGGTGGGGCCGGATTAGGGATCAATGTCCTATTCCCTTCCCTTTCCACTACGACAGGCGCAATCATCAGTGCTGCCATTGCAATTACCATTTTCCTCGTGAAAGAAGCAGGCAAGCTCATGGATCGCTTCGCATTGGTAATGGGATTCGTCATGATTATCTTGACGGTTTATGTAGCCGTTGTCTCCCAACCTCCAGTAGGAGAAGCCGTTTACCGTTCCTTCATCCCTGAGAAGATCGACTTCTTTGCCATCATCACACTAGTAGGTGGTACCGTAGGTGGCTATATTACATTCGCTGGTGGACACCGCTTGATCGATGCAGGCCTCAAGGGAAAAGCAGCGCTACCCCAGGTAAATCGCGGCGCAGTTTCAGCGATTGGAATTGCGTCAATCATGAGGATAGTCCTCTTCCTCGCTGCGTTAGGTGTGGTGAGTCAAGGGCTTACCTTGGATCCTAATAATCCACCTGCTTCTGTTTTTCAATTAGCTGCTGGAAATATCGGCTATAAAATATTTGGACTGGTAATGTGGGCTGCCGCCATCACCTCTGTGGTTGGCTCTGCCTATACATCGGTCTCCTTCATCCGTTCCTTCCATCCTGCTATTGAAAAGCATTATAAATGGTATATTATTGCCTTCATCCTTCTATCTACATCGATTCTAGCAACCATCGGTCGGCCTGTTACCCTCTTGGTTTGGGCAGGCGCATTGAATGGCTTAATCCTACCGATTTCACTAGGTGTCATGCTCCTCGCTGCTTATCGGATAAAGATCGTAGGCGAATACAAGCACCCGCTCTGGATGTCCATCTTTGGCTGGGTTATCGTAATCCTCATGGCGGGCATGAGTCTCTATACAATCTATAATATGATCTTCGGCTAA
- a CDS encoding YdbC family protein, with translation MAEIKFDIREAYGALSESAKGWKKELNLISWNDKEPKYDLRDWSPEHEKMGKGVTMTAEELRKLRDILNGMGI, from the coding sequence ATGGCGGAAATTAAGTTTGATATACGAGAGGCTTATGGGGCTCTCTCTGAATCTGCAAAAGGGTGGAAGAAGGAGCTAAATCTCATTAGCTGGAATGATAAAGAGCCGAAGTATGATTTACGAGATTGGTCTCCTGAGCACGAGAAGATGGGAAAGGGTGTAACAATGACAGCGGAGGAATTACGGAAGCTACGAGATATTCTGAATGGGATGGGGATCTAA
- a CDS encoding alpha/beta hydrolase family protein, with protein sequence MQEHFTEREVIVAGEYQLSATLTIPKEHDVTTKYPAIVIVSGSGGADRDGNMKSLPSNIYKHLASFLTSIGFITIRYDKRGIGQSQGDPYNTGMKDLVDDVISNVKYLQSLPEVSQEQILLLGHSEGAILSTVANTQYPVAGLILIAGAGSSLRTAMEWQNSSVAAEIEEMQGIKGAILRRLVTKEKVNHKQNALFNKILASDEEVMKIQLKKFPAKWMREHLQYTDEDLLNMLEETACPILAVTGDKDVQANPADLERVRALGKENIICSIIANMDHLLREYEGKKTILHLKKQYKGNVDKPLHPQLKEQMKVWLFRHIINDRIASI encoded by the coding sequence GTGCAGGAGCATTTCACTGAAAGAGAGGTTATCGTTGCAGGGGAATACCAGTTGAGTGCAACCTTAACCATTCCTAAAGAGCATGATGTGACTACCAAGTATCCTGCTATCGTTATTGTGAGTGGTTCTGGAGGGGCGGATCGCGATGGTAATATGAAAAGCTTACCATCCAATATCTACAAGCACTTAGCATCTTTTCTCACCAGCATCGGGTTCATAACTATCCGCTATGACAAGCGAGGAATTGGACAAAGCCAGGGGGATCCGTATAACACAGGGATGAAGGATCTGGTTGATGATGTGATTAGCAATGTGAAGTACTTACAAAGCCTTCCTGAGGTATCCCAGGAACAAATCCTCTTATTAGGGCATAGTGAAGGCGCTATCCTATCCACTGTCGCCAATACACAATACCCTGTTGCTGGTCTTATCTTAATTGCAGGTGCCGGATCCAGCTTAAGAACGGCGATGGAATGGCAAAACAGTAGCGTCGCTGCAGAGATTGAGGAGATGCAGGGCATCAAGGGTGCCATTCTCCGTAGATTGGTGACCAAGGAGAAAGTGAACCATAAGCAAAATGCACTCTTCAACAAGATCCTAGCCTCTGATGAGGAGGTTATGAAGATTCAGTTGAAGAAGTTCCCAGCTAAGTGGATGCGAGAACATTTACAATACACCGATGAAGATTTGCTGAACATGCTTGAAGAGACGGCATGTCCAATTCTTGCGGTAACAGGGGATAAGGATGTACAGGCTAATCCAGCGGACTTAGAGCGTGTGAGAGCCCTGGGCAAAGAGAATATCATCTGCTCCATCATCGCCAATATGGACCATCTACTAAGAGAATATGAAGGGAAAAAAACCATTCTCCATCTGAAAAAGCAGTACAAGGGCAATGTAGATAAGCCTCTTCATCCTCAGTTAAAGGAGCAGATGAAAGTGTGGTTGTTCCGTCATATAATCAACGATAGAATAGCAAGTATATAG
- the hcp gene encoding hydroxylamine reductase, whose product MFCYQCQETAKGTGCTISGVCGKSAQLANLQDLMVYTLKGIAFVKQAGIQAGLPLSETDYFIQNGLFMTITNANFDEAKFIEKIKEAIALREKMKMECIKHGIQFVNLPDAATWVANSDSDILTKANSMEVGVLATENEDIRSLRELITYGLKGMAAYAKHAAHLGKKSAEIDQFISKALAATLDDTLSVNDLIALTLETGKYGVDVMALLDMANTAAYGNPEITQVNIGVRNNPAILISGHDLKDLEELLAQTEGTGVDVYTHGEMLPAHYYPFFKKYEHFVGNYGNAWWKQNEEFATFNGPILFTTNCIIPPKSSYADRVYTTGATGYPGFKHIPDRKDGQAKDFREIIQHAKRLAPPTEIEHGTIIGGFAHAQVFALADQVVQAVKTGAIKKFFVMAGCDGRMKSRSYYTEFAERLPKDTVILTAGCAKFRYNKLDLGDIGGIPRILDAGQCNDSYSLALIALKLKEVFQLNDINELPIAYNIAWYEQKAVIVLLALLYLGVKNIHLGPTLPGFLSPNVTKVLVESFGIAGISTVDDDLAMFLA is encoded by the coding sequence ATGTTTTGTTACCAATGTCAGGAGACAGCCAAAGGAACAGGCTGTACGATCAGCGGGGTATGTGGAAAAAGTGCACAGCTTGCAAACTTACAAGATCTCATGGTGTATACATTGAAGGGGATTGCCTTCGTTAAGCAAGCGGGAATCCAGGCAGGACTTCCACTATCTGAAACAGACTACTTTATCCAAAATGGCTTATTCATGACAATTACCAATGCCAACTTTGATGAAGCGAAGTTTATCGAAAAAATTAAGGAAGCCATCGCATTAAGAGAGAAAATGAAGATGGAATGCATCAAGCATGGTATCCAATTTGTGAATCTACCAGATGCTGCTACATGGGTAGCCAATTCTGATTCAGATATTCTCACAAAAGCCAATTCTATGGAGGTAGGCGTTTTAGCCACAGAGAACGAAGATATTCGCTCCTTGCGTGAGCTGATCACCTATGGACTAAAAGGGATGGCTGCCTATGCAAAGCATGCTGCCCATTTAGGCAAGAAGAGTGCAGAGATTGATCAGTTTATCTCCAAGGCATTAGCAGCTACATTGGATGATACATTAAGTGTAAATGATCTAATCGCTCTTACCTTAGAAACAGGTAAATATGGTGTGGATGTGATGGCCCTATTGGATATGGCAAATACAGCAGCCTATGGAAATCCAGAAATCACGCAGGTCAATATCGGCGTTCGCAATAACCCAGCCATTCTCATTTCAGGACATGACTTGAAGGATCTTGAAGAGCTTTTGGCACAGACAGAAGGGACGGGTGTTGATGTATATACCCACGGAGAGATGCTACCAGCTCATTATTATCCCTTCTTCAAAAAATATGAGCATTTCGTCGGTAATTACGGGAATGCTTGGTGGAAGCAGAATGAAGAATTTGCTACCTTTAATGGGCCTATTCTCTTCACTACCAATTGCATTATCCCACCAAAATCAAGCTATGCCGATCGGGTTTATACCACCGGTGCAACAGGGTATCCAGGATTTAAACATATCCCTGATCGCAAGGATGGTCAGGCGAAGGACTTTCGTGAGATTATCCAGCATGCTAAACGTTTAGCACCACCCACCGAGATTGAGCATGGAACTATCATTGGCGGTTTCGCCCATGCCCAGGTGTTTGCCCTCGCAGATCAAGTGGTTCAAGCCGTAAAAACAGGCGCTATCAAAAAATTCTTCGTCATGGCTGGCTGTGATGGCAGGATGAAATCAAGATCATACTATACAGAATTTGCAGAAAGGCTTCCCAAAGACACAGTAATCTTAACAGCTGGTTGTGCCAAATTCCGTTACAATAAGCTTGATTTAGGTGATATTGGTGGCATTCCCAGGATTTTAGATGCTGGTCAATGTAATGATTCCTATTCCTTAGCGTTGATTGCTCTTAAGCTGAAGGAAGTCTTTCAGTTGAATGATATTAATGAACTTCCCATCGCTTATAATATTGCTTGGTATGAACAAAAGGCGGTTATCGTACTGCTTGCGCTACTTTATCTAGGCGTGAAAAATATTCATCTCGGTCCCACACTACCTGGCTTCCTCTCCCCCAATGTAACCAAGGTGCTTGTGGAGAGCTTTGGTATCGCAGGAATTAGTACGGTGGATGATGACTTAGCGATGTTTTTAGCATAA
- a CDS encoding cupin domain-containing protein, whose amino-acid sequence MNLHHVKEFMEYDETKLTKRIIFKEGASNTFLLNFMPGQELPPHKHPNSNVHLLVLTGEGTFRIDENEIKAKEWDALLCTAKQELSFVNDGEKEVSLYVVLSNIPDERYAQDI is encoded by the coding sequence ATGAATCTACATCATGTGAAGGAATTTATGGAATATGATGAGACGAAATTGACTAAGCGCATCATCTTTAAAGAGGGGGCAAGCAACACATTTTTACTAAACTTTATGCCGGGACAGGAACTTCCTCCTCACAAACATCCGAACAGTAATGTTCATTTATTGGTGCTCACAGGAGAGGGAACATTTCGGATTGATGAGAATGAAATCAAGGCGAAGGAATGGGATGCCCTACTCTGTACAGCTAAGCAAGAGCTGTCCTTTGTTAACGATGGGGAGAAAGAGGTCAGCTTATATGTTGTCCTCAGCAATATTCCAGACGAACGCTATGCGCAAGATATCTAA
- a CDS encoding NUDIX domain-containing protein, with protein sequence MTVSTGTPRLGVGAVILNEKNELLLVYRNRAPEKDTWSIPGGKVEVYEPMETSVMREIKEEVNLDVEIKGLLCMAETIHPEKAEHWVSAIYEVAIQGGEPCNMEEGGAIGSVQWFALHALPTNLASFTRPAIEHLQHR encoded by the coding sequence ATGACGGTGAGTACGGGAACTCCCAGATTAGGCGTTGGAGCTGTAATCCTGAACGAGAAGAATGAGCTACTCTTGGTATACCGAAACAGGGCACCTGAGAAGGATACATGGAGTATTCCAGGAGGAAAAGTAGAGGTATATGAGCCAATGGAGACCAGTGTTATGCGAGAGATTAAGGAAGAAGTGAATCTCGATGTGGAGATAAAAGGCTTGCTCTGCATGGCAGAAACTATTCATCCAGAAAAAGCAGAGCATTGGGTCTCAGCGATCTATGAAGTAGCTATTCAAGGTGGGGAGCCATGCAATATGGAGGAAGGTGGGGCCATTGGATCGGTACAGTGGTTCGCACTTCATGCATTACCTACCAATCTTGCTAGCTTTACACGTCCTGCCATTGAACATTTACAGCATAGATAA
- a CDS encoding GNAT family N-acetyltransferase: protein MKIELVLENKKRFLDLLLLADEQENMIDLYLERGEMFVLYDGDLKSLCVVTQEDEGVYEIKNIATYEQYQGQGYGKRLIEYIFEYYQGRCKTMLVGTGDSPLTVPFYERCGFTRSHHIKNFFTDHYDHPIYEGGVQLVDMVYMRRDFDLQK from the coding sequence ATGAAAATAGAATTAGTTTTAGAAAACAAAAAGCGATTTCTTGATTTGCTGCTATTAGCAGATGAACAAGAGAATATGATTGATCTGTATTTAGAGCGTGGAGAGATGTTTGTTTTGTATGATGGTGACCTCAAGAGTCTCTGTGTCGTAACCCAGGAGGATGAGGGAGTCTATGAGATCAAGAACATCGCCACCTATGAACAATATCAAGGGCAAGGCTATGGAAAGCGATTGATCGAATACATCTTTGAGTATTATCAAGGTAGATGCAAAACCATGTTGGTGGGTACTGGCGATAGCCCACTTACAGTCCCATTCTATGAACGCTGTGGATTTACCAGATCCCATCACATCAAAAACTTTTTTACGGATCATTACGACCATCCCATCTATGAGGGTGGCGTTCAGCTTGTTGATATGGTCTATATGAGGAGGGATTTTGATCTTCAAAAGTAA
- a CDS encoding DUF1259 domain-containing protein, with protein sequence MAEQVKASAHFRKLCNQFSTILGGTEHEITKGPVCFVSRNRKVNASILNRRTTSPLIRYQLFSFESLDRSGRALCLGETALFQSQVNRLLSNLRKNGIKVTAVHNHWLFENPRLMYVHWESIDNPLAFARKVKRSIAFLG encoded by the coding sequence ATGGCGGAACAAGTGAAAGCTAGTGCCCACTTTAGAAAACTGTGCAATCAATTTTCTACCATTTTAGGTGGAACGGAGCATGAAATTACCAAAGGACCTGTTTGCTTTGTTAGTAGAAATCGGAAAGTAAACGCCTCCATTTTAAATAGACGTACCACTTCTCCTTTGATTCGTTATCAACTGTTCTCGTTTGAATCATTGGATCGTTCAGGACGTGCACTCTGTTTAGGAGAAACAGCGCTCTTCCAAAGCCAAGTGAATCGTTTACTATCAAACCTCCGCAAGAATGGGATTAAAGTAACAGCAGTCCATAATCATTGGCTCTTTGAAAATCCACGTCTTATGTATGTTCACTGGGAGTCCATCGATAACCCCCTTGCATTTGCAAGGAAAGTAAAACGTTCTATTGCCTTTTTGGGTTAA
- a CDS encoding DUF1259 domain-containing protein: MAEQVKVSQKFKRLCTQFGKILGGESEIEEGPVCFVTRMTNLRTTILGRRSLSPLVQMQMFSFESIDKSGRALCLGETAVLQNQVNRLVSNLRKRGIKVTALHNHWLKENPRIIYVHWEAVDNPLVFARKTKESIAFLG; this comes from the coding sequence ATGGCGGAACAAGTAAAGGTAAGCCAAAAATTTAAACGGCTTTGCACTCAATTTGGGAAAATTCTTGGAGGCGAATCAGAAATTGAGGAAGGTCCAGTTTGCTTTGTCACGAGGATGACCAATCTAAGGACGACGATTTTGGGAAGAAGATCGCTTTCCCCGCTCGTCCAAATGCAAATGTTTTCATTTGAATCCATAGATAAATCAGGTCGCGCACTTTGTTTAGGCGAGACTGCTGTACTTCAAAATCAGGTTAACCGATTGGTGTCCAATCTCCGTAAACGTGGGATAAAGGTGACTGCACTTCATAATCACTGGCTAAAAGAAAATCCACGCATCATATATGTGCATTGGGAAGCAGTTGATAATCCGCTTGTATTTGCTAGAAAAACCAAGGAATCCATTGCCTTCTTGGGTTAA
- a CDS encoding GNAT family N-acetyltransferase: MEIRKPNDMELENIVKLSPQSLFEGTLGRARPTDEKVKQLIDPLLGRGCYYLIATDEDKLMGWILLGPSKDQFSDEIIGFIYELYVIQEFRGKGIAKHLMARAIEHLKSEGYPEIRLGVFAENQAIQLYKQMGFSESYIMMNLRLY, encoded by the coding sequence ATGGAGATTAGGAAACCGAACGACATGGAATTAGAAAACATTGTGAAACTCTCGCCACAATCCTTATTTGAAGGAACATTGGGTAGAGCTAGACCAACAGATGAGAAAGTCAAGCAACTTATTGATCCACTCTTGGGGAGGGGTTGTTACTACTTAATTGCTACAGATGAAGATAAGTTGATGGGCTGGATTCTACTAGGTCCAAGCAAAGATCAATTCTCTGATGAAATAATAGGCTTTATATATGAACTATATGTAATTCAAGAGTTCAGGGGAAAAGGGATCGCTAAGCACTTAATGGCACGTGCCATTGAGCACCTAAAATCCGAGGGATATCCTGAGATTCGTCTCGGAGTTTTTGCCGAAAATCAAGCGATTCAACTTTATAAGCAAATGGGCTTCTCTGAAAGTTACATTATGATGAATTTGAGGTTATATTGA
- a CDS encoding RidA family protein → MLKIIYPIEKGYYRMNNNVVTRLSSSGISKAVGNYTHITKIQPNSTFYTFSGQIGADLGGNIPEEFNQQVKNTFINISNLLKSVDLEPDNVIKVNIWSKEEIDWEYFDKIYGDFFGEIPPSMTIAYVNALGLEAIKIEIEIWAAG, encoded by the coding sequence GTGTTAAAAATTATTTATCCAATAGAGAAAGGATACTATCGAATGAATAATAATGTAGTTACAAGATTATCTTCATCAGGAATAAGCAAAGCAGTAGGGAATTATACTCATATAACAAAAATACAGCCTAATTCAACGTTTTATACATTTTCAGGACAAATTGGAGCAGATTTAGGTGGAAATATTCCTGAAGAGTTTAATCAACAAGTAAAGAATACATTTATAAATATATCAAATCTACTTAAGAGTGTAGACTTGGAGCCGGATAATGTTATAAAGGTAAATATATGGTCAAAAGAAGAAATTGATTGGGAGTATTTCGATAAGATATATGGTGATTTTTTCGGGGAAATCCCTCCTTCTATGACAATTGCTTATGTAAATGCTTTAGGTTTGGAAGCAATAAAAATTGAAATAGAAATATGGGCTGCGGGATAA
- a CDS encoding zf-HC2 domain-containing protein: MKVTCNVIKDVLPLYLENMLSDDSCTMVEEHIEQCQECKNYLDEMRTFNEMPVDRNTSPLLKIKSTLRKKKIQTAIFSMMFSIMLFVITIAFLTAPEYIPYSERSVTINEIGNGSVLAKFEDTVYGYDIKRYPTYDNSGYVYHITTWNSIWNRNIKKSNVNNTILNPNGENVVSVYYYQTDGSEDILMYGKDINPDGGIITLPRLFLSYYALIAIVSAIICGLIMLILHRNKKVFNFTMKFFFLPVSYLLGHLIIKGFTTSSYTATRDFYAILLVMIPLYIAFLTAVNLIRKYKSKKYEGYLH; the protein is encoded by the coding sequence ATGAAAGTTACATGTAATGTTATTAAAGATGTTTTGCCTCTATATTTAGAAAATATGCTTAGTGATGACTCATGTACGATGGTTGAAGAACATATTGAGCAGTGTCAGGAATGCAAGAATTATCTTGATGAGATGCGGACTTTTAATGAAATGCCAGTAGATAGGAATACCTCTCCTTTGCTAAAGATAAAATCAACATTACGCAAGAAGAAAATTCAGACGGCAATATTCTCAATGATGTTTTCAATTATGCTTTTTGTTATAACAATTGCTTTCTTGACCGCGCCAGAGTATATTCCATATAGCGAAAGAAGTGTAACAATAAATGAGATTGGAAATGGGTCGGTGCTCGCTAAATTTGAGGATACCGTATATGGGTATGACATCAAAAGGTATCCGACATATGACAACTCTGGTTATGTCTATCACATTACTACATGGAATAGCATATGGAATAGAAATATAAAAAAATCTAATGTAAATAATACTATTTTAAATCCGAATGGTGAAAATGTTGTTTCTGTATATTATTACCAGACAGATGGAAGTGAAGATATATTGATGTATGGTAAAGATATAAATCCAGACGGAGGGATTATTACATTACCAAGACTATTCTTATCTTATTACGCACTTATTGCCATAGTATCTGCTATAATTTGTGGATTAATTATGCTTATATTGCATCGTAATAAAAAAGTGTTTAATTTTACAATGAAATTTTTCTTTTTACCGGTATCCTATCTATTAGGCCATTTGATTATTAAAGGATTTACAACTTCATCATATACTGCAACACGGGATTTTTATGCAATATTATTGGTTATGATTCCCTTGTATATTGCTTTTCTAACAGCTGTAAATTTAATTAGAAAGTACAAAAGTAAAAAATATGAGGGCTATTTACATTGA
- a CDS encoding RNA polymerase sigma factor, with translation MTELEEIYNNYFKDVYFFIYSLSKDKHIAEDLTSETFIKAVKSIESFKGNCDIKVWLIQIAKNTYYSYIRKHKKLVELDPVPEKKDDFDIEKSVFSSEESMKIHEILHNLSEPYKEVFSLRVFGELSFRQIGSLFGKTDNWACVTFHRARNKIKEEMRDY, from the coding sequence GTGACAGAGCTTGAGGAGATTTATAATAACTATTTTAAGGATGTTTACTTCTTCATATATAGTCTATCAAAAGATAAACACATAGCAGAAGATTTGACATCTGAAACATTTATAAAAGCGGTAAAATCTATTGAAAGCTTTAAAGGAAACTGTGATATCAAGGTGTGGTTAATTCAAATAGCCAAAAACACATATTATTCATATATAAGAAAACATAAGAAATTGGTAGAGCTAGACCCAGTGCCTGAAAAGAAAGATGATTTTGATATAGAAAAATCGGTGTTTTCATCTGAAGAGTCGATGAAAATTCATGAAATTCTCCATAATTTATCTGAGCCATATAAGGAAGTGTTTTCTCTACGAGTTTTTGGAGAGCTGAGCTTTAGGCAGATTGGCAGTTTGTTTGGTAAAACAGATAATTGGGCTTGTGTCACTTTTCATAGAGCTAGAAATAAGATTAAAGAAGAAATGAGGGATTATTGA
- the rlmD gene encoding 23S rRNA (uracil(1939)-C(5))-methyltransferase RlmD → MKQCSEAPVEKNERLTLTIDGISHEGVGIGHVAGGYAIFVPNAYLGEEVEVLIVKVKPQMAFGKLLSISKPSPARVEPLCPIYHRCGGCSLQHLNYEEQLRLKRDLVKQQLVRLGGFHEEDLVIYPTLGMDAHPTGVDVHNSNSNINSKDDERGWYYRNKAQVPVGLQEGKWVSGFFAPRSHEIIPMDRCLIQHETNDELIQKVKTVAEQLGILPYDEERHQGFLRHIMTRVGIHSGELMLVLVTNGRKFPQQAAFVEQIRQAMPALTSIYQNINTQRTNVILGKESILLWGNEVIVDELSGIRFAISPRSFYQVNPLQTEKLYETARKYAGLTGEETVVDAYCGIGTISLYMAQQAKKVIGVEVVPEAIEDAKKNAELNGISNVEFHVGEAETWLPQWVEDGNHADVVVVDPPRKGCDEALLEALATMQPPRIVYVSCNPSTLARDARYLVEHGYKLEKVQPVDMFPQTYHVENVVLMSRVEK, encoded by the coding sequence GTGAAGCAATGCAGCGAAGCACCTGTCGAGAAGAATGAGAGGCTGACGCTCACCATTGATGGGATCAGTCATGAAGGCGTAGGGATCGGTCACGTGGCAGGTGGCTATGCCATCTTTGTTCCCAATGCCTATCTCGGTGAAGAGGTGGAAGTTCTCATCGTTAAGGTGAAGCCACAGATGGCCTTTGGTAAATTGCTCAGCATCTCCAAGCCCAGCCCTGCTCGGGTCGAGCCACTTTGTCCCATCTATCACCGCTGTGGTGGCTGTTCTCTTCAGCATCTTAACTATGAGGAGCAGCTACGCTTAAAGCGTGATCTCGTGAAGCAGCAGCTGGTTCGCCTTGGTGGATTTCATGAAGAGGATCTGGTGATTTATCCTACCCTGGGTATGGATGCTCACCCTACAGGGGTCGATGTTCATAATAGTAACAGCAATATCAACAGTAAGGATGATGAGCGAGGCTGGTATTATCGCAATAAGGCACAGGTGCCAGTGGGATTACAGGAAGGGAAATGGGTGAGTGGCTTCTTTGCACCTCGCTCCCATGAGATTATCCCGATGGATCGCTGCCTAATTCAGCATGAGACTAATGATGAACTGATCCAGAAGGTGAAGACCGTAGCAGAACAACTCGGTATTCTTCCCTATGATGAGGAACGGCATCAAGGGTTCTTGCGCCATATCATGACCCGCGTCGGTATTCATAGTGGTGAGCTGATGCTGGTCCTCGTCACCAATGGGCGGAAGTTCCCGCAGCAAGCAGCCTTCGTGGAGCAGATACGGCAAGCTATGCCAGCCCTGACCAGCATTTATCAGAATATCAATACACAACGTACCAATGTGATCCTGGGGAAGGAGTCTATTCTTCTCTGGGGGAATGAGGTGATCGTGGACGAGCTGAGCGGAATCCGTTTCGCCATTTCACCCCGTTCCTTCTATCAGGTGAATCCTCTGCAGACAGAGAAGCTCTATGAAACCGCCCGGAAATACGCAGGCTTAACCGGTGAAGAAACAGTGGTGGATGCCTACTGTGGGATCGGAACCATCAGCCTCTACATGGCTCAGCAGGCCAAGAAGGTGATCGGCGTGGAAGTGGTACCGGAAGCCATTGAGGATGCGAAGAAGAATGCAGAGCTTAACGGGATTAGCAATGTGGAATTCCATGTGGGAGAAGCAGAAACCTGGCTACCTCAATGGGTGGAGGATGGCAATCATGCCGATGTAGTAGTGGTTGACCCGCCGCGTAAGGGCTGCGATGAAGCACTCCTGGAAGCCCTCGCTACCATGCAACCACCCCGAATCGTCTACGTCTCCTGTAATCCTAGCACCCTCGCCCGCGATGCTCGTTATCTTGTAGAGCATGGGTATAAGCTGGAAAAGGTACAGCCGGTGGATATGTTTCCGCAGACGTATCATGTGGAGAATGTTGTCTTGATGTCAAGGGTGGAGAAATAG